Within the Deinococcus detaillensis genome, the region ATTCTCAACTTCACGGCTCACCGCTGCCGGAGTTCGCCCGCCGGAATCCGGTGACGGCGGAGATCTCAGCGGTGACGGATATGCTGCTCGAATCCATCGGAATTCGAAATGAGTGATTCCCGGAACCGGGCCGACGCCTTCAGTTTCCTGCTTGGGGCCGCCGCCAGTACAGCTGAGGGTCCGCAGATCATCGCGGTCGACCGCGTCGCCGTGCTTGCTGGGCAGCCGAGACGACACTTCGATGAGGCTGCCCTCGCCGCCTTGAGCGCCAGCATCCAGAGTCAGGGTCTTTTGCAACCCATCCTGGTTCGACCTGCCCAAAATGGATACGAACTCATTGCCGGTGAGCGCCGATTGCGGGCCGCAAGGCTCGCTGGGCTGACGGAAATTCCGGCGACAGTCCGTGTCGTGGAAGACCAGGACGTCAATCTGCTGGCAGCCCTGGAGAATCTTCAGCGTCAGGATCTGAATCCACTCGACGAGGTTGAGGCCACACTGGCGATCCTGGCCCGCGCAATGGGAGTGGGGGAGGGTGAGGTCGTTGCGCTGCTGCATGCTCAGCGCCGGACACCCGACGCTGAGGTGGTGGAGCAGCTCGACGCCCTCTTTCAGCAACTCGGGAGGGGCAGCTGGCGGTCCTTCGCTGCCAACAAAACTGGCGTTCTCAGGTCTCCACCGGACCTTCTCGAGCTGATGCGCTCAGGACAACTCGAATACACCCGCGCCGCCGCCCTGTCGAAAGTCAAGGATGACCAGCAACGTCAGGCGCTGACCCAGCGTGCCCTGGTGGAGCAGCTCAGTGTCCGTGAGATTGCTGCCGCTGTAAAAGGGACCGTGAAAAGCCAGCAGCGTTACCAGCATGTGAAGTCACTGATCGACGAGAAGCGGATTGCGAGTCTGGCAGCGGACGAGCGCCTCAGAGTAGATCAATTGCTCGCAGAACTCGAAACACTTCTCAAGGGTCCGTCCAGTACGAAGGGGTGCTCATAACGTTATGAGCACCCCCGAATTTGCCCGACCGCTGAACCTCAGCCTCAACTTGACCCAGGCGCTCCCAACTGAACGTGTCACGGCTAAGCTGACCGGCGTCAGCGCTCAACAAGCCCACGTTTTTATAGGTGATACGCCTGCTGATGTCGTCTCAGCAAGTGGGGAAACCATCGTCTTCAGCGTTCCGCCCGGCACCAAAGCTGGATCACAAGTCGTGCGGGTCGATGTTGGTGGCCAGAGCCTCAAGCAGTCACTCGAGGTACTGGGAAAAGTCTCGACCACCGAAGTGGCCGTATGGGTCAAGGAAGGTGTGACGAAAAGCGACTTCAGTGCCAGGCTCAGCCAGCTCAATTTAGGGCTCAGTCTCATCGATTTCAGGCCCCTGAGTGGTCCAGGACCATGCACCAGTACCCTGGCCCGGGTGGGAGTCCCCAGCGGTCAGAATATCGGAGCGGTGTTGAGCCGACTGCGTCAACCAGCTGAGGAGGACGTGGTGTTGCAGGCGGATCCGCAAAGTCTCTGGGGACTGGATGTGGATCACCTCACCGCCATTGGCATTCAGGGAGCACGTCAACGGGGCCGTAGTGGCAAAGGCGTAACCATCGCCATCCTGGATACTGGGGTTACTCAACAAAGGCATCTGGGACAGAACCTCCTTGCCGGATATGACTTTGTAGAAGAAGACAGCGATCCAAGCGACGCCTTCGATGACTCGGTCACTCCCGATCAGGATGGACACGGGACACCGGTCGCTGTTCTGGCCGCTGGTGCAGAGTTCGGCGTTGCCCCTAACGCACGAATTCTTCCCATTCGGATTGGAGATGCCCACGGACAAATTCTGGCGAGCCAAGCTGTCCGGGGAGTTTGCTTCGCATTGAAGACTGTGCCCCCCAAACAACTCGTACTGAATCTCAGCTTCGGTGGAGATACACCCACTCAAGGATTGAAAAATGTCTTGGCCTATGCGCTCCAACAGCAAGTTCTGATTGCTGTTGCCGCTGGAAATCAAGGCAGTGCTGGCCCAACACATTATCCTGCTGCTTTCGACTTGCCTGGGCTGGTGGCCGTTGGAGCACTTCAGGTCCTGCTCACTGAAGAGTGGCGTCCCGCTTCATTCAGCACACACGGAGCCTACGTCGATATCGCTGCTCCTGGACAGGGCATCATGAGTAGTAGTCCCACCAGTACCATTCATGCTTATGAAGGGACTTCCTTCGCAACGCCACTGGTTGCTGGGGCGTTGGCTTTGTGGCGAGAAGCTTTCCCGGCTGCCACTC harbors:
- a CDS encoding ParB/RepB/Spo0J family partition protein, coding for MSDSRNRADAFSFLLGAAASTAEGPQIIAVDRVAVLAGQPRRHFDEAALAALSASIQSQGLLQPILVRPAQNGYELIAGERRLRAARLAGLTEIPATVRVVEDQDVNLLAALENLQRQDLNPLDEVEATLAILARAMGVGEGEVVALLHAQRRTPDAEVVEQLDALFQQLGRGSWRSFAANKTGVLRSPPDLLELMRSGQLEYTRAAALSKVKDDQQRQALTQRALVEQLSVREIAAAVKGTVKSQQRYQHVKSLIDEKRIASLAADERLRVDQLLAELETLLKGPSSTKGCS
- a CDS encoding S8 family serine peptidase — protein: MSTPEFARPLNLSLNLTQALPTERVTAKLTGVSAQQAHVFIGDTPADVVSASGETIVFSVPPGTKAGSQVVRVDVGGQSLKQSLEVLGKVSTTEVAVWVKEGVTKSDFSARLSQLNLGLSLIDFRPLSGPGPCTSTLARVGVPSGQNIGAVLSRLRQPAEEDVVLQADPQSLWGLDVDHLTAIGIQGARQRGRSGKGVTIAILDTGVTQQRHLGQNLLAGYDFVEEDSDPSDAFDDSVTPDQDGHGTPVAVLAAGAEFGVAPNARILPIRIGDAHGQILASQAVRGVCFALKTVPPKQLVLNLSFGGDTPTQGLKNVLAYALQQQVLIAVAAGNQGSAGPTHYPAAFDLPGLVAVGALQVLLTEEWRPASFSTHGAYVDIAAPGQGIMSSSPTSTIHAYEGTSFATPLVAGALALWREAFPAATPSEIEQKIKNSAVPLLTAKAEEIGSGMLNLSQAP